The Thunnus thynnus chromosome 1, fThuThy2.1, whole genome shotgun sequence nucleotide sequence TGATGAGCTGAAATGCACACCCGCTGGCAGAAGGGCAGAGAATATGACACAGCATCTGCCTCACACTCAGTCAGACGCACACAACAACAGACATATAGTCACATACAGTAGAGAGGTTCTACACTGGCTCTGAACTAACAGTGCAAAGACATTGAACGACATACACAGCTTCAGTGTCTTAGTTCGGTCCGTCACAGAGAGATGTCTTAatgatgtgtcagtgtcagGTGCAAGAGTTGTGCAGGGCTGTGGCctttgtctgtttgcatgtgtgtgcatgtgtgcaagtgtgttaGTGTTcatgtgaatgcatgtgtgtatctaTAGGCATTTCTGTTTGCATCTATGgatgtgtgtgtccctgtgttaaGTAAGGGCGTACTCAAACGTCCCTTTCTCCAGCCCCTCGATGCCATCAGCCCAGTTGGAAGAAGGCATGCtgctgtaggggtccagcaggATCCTGAAACACCGAACTATCAGCAGTCCCAGGAACACCAGTAACATCCCCACGAAGGCAAATGCTGTCTTCTGCTCCAGGGTCAAAGAGTGCGCCATCATGTCGTTTCCGCTCATGGCAGCAAGGGAGTGGTTGTAGTGGACGCTACACATGGTAAACCAACATCTAGGTGCCTCATCTCTCCTCTGATAGGGTCAGGCGTTTATAAGCCTGCATGTTACCTGGACAGAGATTATATGATGTCTTCAGATTAGTGCTGTCTTGTCTCTTGTGCAGAGAGAATCAATTTAATCAACCTACTTCAATATTACTAAACACTTAATACATATAGTGCGTATGCACTGAGAAATAAGAGTGCAGTTACGGaagcagaaatataaaaatagcaaaaattcAGTGTTGTGAAATGAACTGACCATGAAACAGGGTTTACAGGTATCTATAAATAGCCTCTTTTGAATGGGGTATCTAACAGATGTCCGTTcgatctctctctcactcttcccCTCTGGGAATTTTGCAGAAAATTACAAAAGGCAAACATGAACAGAAGAGTGAGGGAGACTGCATGAAGATGGGTTTAGTCACAACAATTAAAGGACATCTGTGCAGGAATACGAGGCAATGCCATGACTACATTTCTTTAAGTCGGGTTAGAATTACAATGTGTCGCAGTGCATAGCCAGCTGTTAAACATAGGCATAGCATTA carries:
- the ctxn2 gene encoding cortexin-2 — protein: MCSVHYNHSLAAMSGNDMMAHSLTLEQKTAFAFVGMLLVFLGLLIVRCFRILLDPYSSMPSSNWADGIEGLEKGTFEYALT